A single genomic interval of Christensenellaceae bacterium 44-20 harbors:
- the plsX gene encoding phosphate acyltransferase PlsX, with protein MYRIILDVMGGDNAPKAIIEGAVLALEEYPDIEIQLVGDQQLVEKHLAEHTYDKERLCVVHASEVIEMAEPPVNAVRTKKDSSLVVGMNLLAEGEGDAFVTAGSTGATVAGGTLIVRRAKNVLRPALAPVIPTATGCALLIDCGANVDCKPEQLEQFGVMGSIYMHEVLGIQNPRVGLVNNGAEEEKGNALTKEAFQRLKKADLNFIGNVEARDLPLGACDVIVCDGFVGNVVMKLMEGCAVSFSTMLKREFMKKTSYKIGAVLAKPALRSFKKQMDYTEYGGALLLGVNSGVIKAHGSSNAKAIKNAIRQARTFTQQGTVQLIKEKLSQLS; from the coding sequence ATGTATCGAATTATTTTAGATGTGATGGGCGGGGACAATGCGCCGAAAGCGATCATAGAAGGGGCGGTTTTGGCCCTGGAGGAATACCCGGATATTGAGATCCAGCTGGTTGGCGATCAACAGCTCGTGGAGAAACATCTGGCGGAGCATACTTACGACAAAGAGCGTCTTTGCGTCGTCCATGCGTCTGAAGTAATCGAGATGGCAGAGCCGCCGGTCAACGCAGTGCGCACCAAGAAGGATTCCTCGCTGGTAGTTGGAATGAATTTGCTTGCCGAGGGCGAGGGCGATGCCTTTGTGACGGCAGGCAGCACAGGCGCGACAGTTGCCGGAGGGACGCTGATCGTCCGCCGGGCAAAAAACGTCCTGCGCCCTGCGCTGGCTCCGGTGATTCCGACGGCCACAGGCTGCGCTCTGCTTATCGACTGCGGTGCAAATGTCGATTGCAAGCCGGAACAGCTGGAACAGTTTGGCGTGATGGGGAGCATCTATATGCATGAGGTGCTGGGGATCCAAAACCCGCGCGTGGGCCTGGTCAACAACGGCGCGGAAGAGGAGAAGGGAAATGCCCTGACGAAGGAGGCATTTCAGCGCCTGAAAAAGGCAGATCTCAATTTTATCGGCAATGTCGAGGCGCGGGATTTGCCGCTTGGAGCCTGCGATGTGATCGTCTGCGATGGGTTTGTGGGCAACGTCGTGATGAAACTGATGGAGGGATGCGCCGTCTCATTTTCCACGATGCTTAAACGGGAATTCATGAAAAAGACCAGCTATAAAATCGGCGCAGTTTTGGCAAAGCCGGCACTAAGAAGTTTCAAAAAACAGATGGATTATACAGAATACGGGGGAGCACTTTTACTGGGAGTAAATTCGGGGGTTATTAAGGCGCATGGAAGCTCCAATGCCAAGGCGATCAAGAATGCGATCCGCCAGGCGAGGACTTTCACGCAGCAGGGGACAGTTCAGCTGATCAAGGAAAAATTATCTCAGCTAAGCTGA
- the holA gene encoding DNA polymerase III subunit delta, with protein sequence MEAAEFLRKRKEYKAEQLFFLYGNEPYLVDTTAKQLIAELRVENFGFNYTVYREKADFREISDMCRQMPCFAEHRVVQLEDLDLFEKNSHMPELLEDLPEYTKLVVIKHGKLDNRKAFTKALMKKAVCVQCDSLADAAMLRWIASSAKKQGVILPRQSAELIYEVCGSDMYAIQNEINKLKFYPSAPPEQGMEAILSASTEYDTFSFHKLMMAGQYDKAMDILRKVQRDRKNFAGFIGLIISKISPIYMAKSCLNAGWTQRMAVSEMQKAGIKEYPAKLACEDAAHFTMLQLKQALRTLESIDFSIKSGGKAEGIETAMLRVYGAV encoded by the coding sequence ATGGAAGCAGCTGAGTTTTTGCGAAAACGAAAAGAATATAAGGCGGAGCAGCTGTTTTTCCTCTATGGCAACGAGCCGTATCTGGTGGATACTACGGCCAAACAGCTTATCGCCGAACTGCGGGTAGAGAACTTCGGCTTTAACTATACGGTTTACCGGGAAAAGGCAGATTTCCGCGAGATATCTGATATGTGCAGGCAAATGCCCTGTTTTGCGGAGCACCGGGTGGTGCAGCTGGAGGATCTGGATCTTTTTGAAAAAAACAGCCATATGCCCGAACTCCTGGAAGATTTGCCGGAATATACCAAGCTCGTTGTCATAAAGCATGGCAAGCTGGATAACCGAAAAGCGTTTACAAAGGCGCTGATGAAAAAGGCAGTTTGTGTGCAGTGCGATTCTCTGGCAGATGCCGCCATGCTGCGCTGGATTGCCAGCTCTGCCAAGAAACAGGGCGTGATTTTGCCGCGCCAGTCTGCAGAGCTGATCTATGAAGTCTGTGGCAGCGATATGTATGCCATCCAAAACGAAATCAATAAACTGAAGTTTTACCCATCCGCGCCGCCCGAACAGGGGATGGAGGCCATTCTCTCCGCCTCCACAGAGTACGATACTTTCAGCTTTCATAAACTGATGATGGCGGGGCAGTATGACAAGGCCATGGATATTTTGCGCAAAGTACAGCGAGACAGAAAGAACTTTGCCGGGTTCATCGGCCTAATCATCTCAAAGATTTCGCCAATTTATATGGCAAAATCCTGCCTGAATGCGGGATGGACGCAGCGCATGGCGGTCTCGGAAATGCAAAAGGCAGGAATCAAGGAGTATCCGGCTAAGCTGGCCTGCGAGGATGCCGCACATTTTACCATGCTGCAATTAAAGCAGGCGCTGAGAACCCTGGAATCCATTGATTTTTCCATTAAATCCGGCGGAAAGGCGGAGGGGATTGAGACGGCGATGCTGCGCGTCTATGGAGCGGTATAA
- a CDS encoding ECF transporter S component gives MNKNLRKILVGAILAALVCVVTFTVRVPIPMTQGAYVNLGDSVVYLGSFFSCNVVTALALGLGSALADILAGAAVYAIPTFLVKTAMALIAMLIFKKSKTIKGYLLGSIAAGFVMAAGYFVCESVMFGVVTAAASIVGNLIQLAGGVVISAPVWYALKKFALPQKAKIS, from the coding sequence ATGAACAAAAATTTGCGGAAGATCCTTGTTGGCGCAATCCTTGCGGCGCTGGTATGTGTGGTTACCTTTACGGTGCGCGTGCCAATTCCCATGACGCAGGGCGCATATGTCAATCTGGGGGATTCGGTCGTCTACCTGGGCAGCTTTTTTAGCTGTAATGTTGTAACGGCCCTTGCCCTGGGGCTGGGCAGCGCCTTGGCGGATATTCTGGCCGGCGCCGCAGTTTATGCGATCCCGACTTTCCTGGTCAAAACAGCGATGGCGCTGATTGCGATGCTCATTTTCAAAAAGAGTAAGACGATCAAAGGCTATTTGCTGGGCAGCATTGCGGCCGGGTTTGTCATGGCAGCGGGATATTTTGTCTGTGAAAGCGTCATGTTTGGCGTTGTTACGGCAGCCGCTTCCATTGTGGGCAATCTCATCCAGCTGGCAGGCGGCGTTGTGATTTCGGCGCCTGTGTGGTATGCGCTGAAAAAATTTGCATTGCCCCAGAAAGCGAAGATTTCATGA
- the cysS gene encoding cysteine--tRNA ligase, with amino-acid sequence MRIYNSMTRKKEEFRPVHEGEVKIYACGPTVYNFIHIGNARPLIVFDTLRRYFEYRGNKVTFVQNFTDIDDKMIRAANEQGITVKELGEHFIAEYFKDAQALNVRPATVHPKATEHIGDIIHLISELIEKGHAYLAENGDVYYDVKSFEGYGKLSGQDLEDREAGARIEINDVKRDPMDFALWKAQKPGEPAWESPFGMGRPGWHIECSAMSQKILGDTLDIHGGGQDLKFPHHENEIAQSEGATGKPFANYWMHNGYINIDNKKMSKSLGNFRTVREITEQYAPIAVRLFMLSAQYRNPLNFSAELLEQAESGLKRIYNCVENLNYIISSQKKGKEQAAELDEFRQRFIAVMDDDLNTADAVSVIFELVREINTLTSENEDAALAEQCLSILRELLDVLGLWKEEDKIPEEILALAEQRAEARAQKNWALADEIRDTLKQKGYEIKDGADGMKINKI; translated from the coding sequence ATGAGAATTTACAACTCAATGACGCGCAAAAAAGAAGAGTTTCGGCCAGTTCACGAAGGAGAAGTTAAAATCTATGCTTGCGGCCCGACGGTGTACAATTTTATTCACATCGGCAATGCCCGGCCGCTCATCGTATTTGATACATTAAGAAGATATTTTGAGTATCGGGGAAATAAGGTTACGTTTGTTCAGAACTTTACCGATATCGACGATAAGATGATCCGCGCCGCCAATGAGCAGGGAATCACTGTAAAAGAGCTGGGCGAGCATTTTATTGCGGAGTATTTCAAGGATGCGCAGGCGCTCAATGTGCGGCCGGCAACGGTGCATCCCAAGGCGACTGAGCATATCGGCGATATCATCCATCTCATTTCCGAGCTCATCGAAAAGGGTCACGCCTATCTTGCAGAGAACGGCGATGTCTATTACGATGTGAAGAGCTTTGAGGGCTATGGAAAGCTTTCGGGCCAGGATTTGGAGGATCGCGAGGCCGGTGCGCGCATCGAGATCAACGATGTCAAAAGAGATCCCATGGATTTTGCGCTTTGGAAAGCGCAGAAACCGGGTGAGCCTGCCTGGGAAAGCCCCTTTGGCATGGGAAGGCCGGGCTGGCATATCGAATGCAGTGCCATGAGCCAGAAGATTTTGGGCGATACGCTGGATATTCACGGAGGCGGCCAGGATTTGAAGTTCCCGCACCATGAAAACGAGATTGCCCAGAGCGAGGGCGCGACGGGCAAGCCTTTTGCAAACTACTGGATGCACAACGGCTATATCAATATCGACAACAAGAAGATGAGCAAGTCTCTGGGCAATTTCCGCACGGTTCGGGAAATCACAGAGCAGTATGCGCCAATCGCTGTGCGGCTCTTCATGCTTTCCGCGCAGTACCGCAACCCGCTGAATTTCTCGGCAGAGCTTTTGGAGCAGGCAGAGAGCGGGCTCAAGCGCATCTATAACTGCGTCGAAAACCTGAACTACATCATCTCCTCTCAAAAGAAGGGGAAAGAGCAGGCCGCAGAGCTGGACGAATTCCGCCAGCGTTTTATCGCTGTGATGGACGACGATCTGAATACGGCAGATGCTGTCAGTGTCATCTTTGAGCTGGTGCGCGAGATCAATACGCTGACTTCTGAAAATGAAGATGCAGCCTTGGCAGAGCAATGCCTAAGCATTTTGCGGGAGCTGCTGGATGTTTTGGGGCTTTGGAAGGAAGAGGATAAAATTCCCGAGGAAATCTTGGCTCTGGCAGAACAGAGAGCCGAGGCCAGGGCGCAGAAAAACTGGGCGCTGGCAGACGAGATCCGCGATACACTCAAGCAAAAAGGCTATGAGATCAAAGACGGCGCGGATGGCATGAAGATCAATAAAATTTGA
- the rpsT gene encoding 30S ribosomal protein S20: MANIKSAKKRIKVIAKKSEQNQSVRSAYKTQLKKFDAAIAAGNADAAKALASETASVVDGAATKGIIHKNKANRKKAQISEKLASLSK, encoded by the coding sequence ATGGCTAATATCAAATCTGCGAAAAAGCGCATTAAGGTCATCGCGAAAAAATCCGAGCAGAATCAGAGCGTGCGCTCTGCTTACAAAACGCAGCTGAAGAAATTCGATGCTGCTATCGCTGCCGGCAATGCCGATGCTGCAAAAGCTCTGGCGAGCGAAACAGCAAGCGTTGTGGATGGCGCCGCGACCAAAGGCATCATTCATAAGAACAAAGCAAACCGCAAAAAGGCCCAGATTTCCGAGAAGCTCGCTTCGCTCTCGAAATAA
- a CDS encoding ComEC/Rec2 family competence protein: MEFSCAAFFAVAAALFLGFLCCYRRSFAGFLLLASIFFCGIGSMRHALCIDYTQMDLEHGAVVEGRIERKTQKEGYVLYRLGEVKIGEEKLEGGIFLSSQSDYQVDDYIIAQVNLRIPERADYPLGFDDFLYCRSQNVLLRGTALTDRKTGEAGDAASFFHGVNRWMKAQMKGLFRESALAQSLVLGENGDLEPEVAAQFEQADIGHILSISGIYLFFFAMLLERFLLFCHVPKKWRDGAGILLFLIFLLIFGENTAVWRMAIYYGALKICSICWKKGDELTFLSLAFFVTILPNPAKVYDLGVQYSYAAVFSLICLMPYFEKLLSRIKPDFLSKSLASVLCLNIGLLPLLIRQENKIWAFSLLANLFVTLYTSFLLPLLTIFTLIYGVFGEAVSFLGVIGDGLLGVLKAFAGRAEIWKRAALGLSSPGALLLLFWFLLLFLLSRQNFLSRKPKAICAGVFAVIMAGAAFLPPFFSPGIQIDFLNADGLSAVVQAENGACAVVGTAAGRSSADYVIKNGYAPQYTLCLSKEERHTEGVERLWEFGYAGEILAVPDAVRVLEQRYGIACTEMGSMILPLSPRCRILIIYHETHRMIEQIRVEIDGHSVCVMDLSEDGPNGQEQADVLYWEGADRTALSDGVEYGHLILRIPEWGRVLPVSDDGKRRIYNLYEAGKVTVHFQKRTRLEAMYGSS, from the coding sequence GTGGAGTTTTCCTGCGCCGCTTTCTTTGCCGTGGCAGCAGCTCTGTTTCTCGGGTTTCTCTGCTGTTACCGCCGGAGTTTTGCGGGTTTTCTGCTCTTGGCTAGCATCTTTTTCTGCGGCATTGGCTCGATGCGGCATGCGCTCTGCATTGATTACACCCAGATGGATCTCGAGCATGGCGCGGTGGTGGAAGGGCGGATTGAACGCAAAACCCAGAAGGAGGGATATGTGCTCTATCGCCTCGGTGAGGTGAAGATAGGGGAAGAGAAGCTGGAAGGAGGAATTTTTCTTTCCTCCCAATCGGATTATCAGGTAGATGATTATATCATTGCGCAGGTAAATCTGCGCATTCCCGAGCGGGCAGACTATCCGCTGGGCTTTGATGATTTTCTCTATTGCCGCTCGCAAAATGTCCTGCTGCGCGGCACGGCGCTCACCGATCGGAAAACAGGAGAGGCGGGCGATGCCGCTTCCTTCTTTCATGGGGTGAACCGCTGGATGAAGGCGCAGATGAAAGGGCTGTTTCGGGAATCTGCCCTGGCGCAAAGTCTGGTGCTCGGGGAAAACGGTGATCTGGAGCCGGAAGTTGCCGCGCAGTTTGAGCAGGCGGATATCGGGCATATCCTCTCCATCTCGGGTATTTATCTGTTTTTCTTCGCCATGCTTTTGGAGCGCTTTCTGCTCTTCTGCCATGTGCCGAAAAAATGGCGCGACGGAGCTGGAATTCTGCTGTTTCTCATATTTCTTCTCATTTTTGGAGAGAACACAGCAGTTTGGAGAATGGCAATTTACTACGGTGCGCTGAAGATTTGCAGCATCTGCTGGAAGAAGGGCGATGAACTCACATTCCTGTCGCTGGCTTTCTTCGTCACTATCTTGCCGAACCCGGCGAAAGTTTACGATCTGGGCGTGCAGTATTCCTATGCCGCGGTCTTTTCGCTGATCTGCCTGATGCCTTATTTTGAAAAACTGCTTTCGCGCATCAAGCCGGATTTTTTGTCAAAATCCCTGGCCAGCGTGCTCTGCCTCAATATCGGCTTATTGCCGCTGCTCATTCGCCAGGAAAATAAGATATGGGCATTTTCCTTATTGGCAAACCTGTTTGTAACGCTGTATACTTCTTTTCTTCTTCCGCTTCTGACCATCTTTACGCTGATTTACGGCGTATTTGGAGAAGCAGTATCTTTCCTTGGGGTGATAGGAGATGGGCTGCTTGGCGTTTTGAAGGCATTTGCCGGGCGCGCGGAAATTTGGAAGAGGGCGGCGCTGGGGCTGTCCAGCCCAGGAGCGCTCCTTCTGCTGTTTTGGTTTCTGCTCCTCTTTCTTCTCTCGCGCCAGAACTTCCTTTCCCGAAAGCCCAAGGCGATCTGCGCGGGTGTTTTTGCCGTTATTATGGCAGGAGCGGCATTTCTTCCTCCGTTTTTCAGCCCCGGGATTCAGATTGATTTTTTAAATGCAGATGGCCTAAGCGCAGTTGTTCAGGCGGAAAATGGGGCGTGCGCTGTGGTTGGGACGGCGGCAGGCAGAAGCAGCGCCGACTATGTGATCAAAAATGGCTATGCGCCGCAATATACGCTCTGCCTATCCAAAGAGGAGCGGCATACTGAGGGAGTCGAGCGGCTTTGGGAATTTGGGTATGCCGGGGAAATTCTGGCCGTGCCGGATGCGGTCAGAGTGCTGGAACAGCGTTATGGCATTGCGTGCACGGAAATGGGGAGCATGATCTTGCCGCTCAGCCCGCGGTGCCGCATACTCATCATATATCATGAGACTCACCGAATGATTGAGCAGATTCGTGTAGAAATAGACGGGCACAGCGTATGCGTGATGGATCTTTCCGAGGATGGGCCGAATGGCCAAGAGCAGGCAGATGTGCTATACTGGGAAGGCGCAGACCGCACTGCGCTTTCTGACGGCGTTGAATATGGGCATCTTATTTTGCGCATCCCGGAGTGGGGAAGGGTGCTGCCTGTTTCCGACGATGGAAAACGCCGGATCTATAATTTATATGAGGCGGGAAAAGTAACGGTGCATTTCCAAAAGCGCACGAGATTGGAGGCTATGTATGGAAGCAGCTGA
- the spoIIP gene encoding stage II sporulation protein P — protein sequence MKNSSRILTGGAMMLFFLTLCLSVQSLLGGSALAASDGLLRLYPEKSPELSGSLIPGEGENQSIPVTADGNISDWLSPKEEQEIQPPSQESGQDREYAVSGKVNVLIYHTHTNEAYRQTPEDSYEPSGTDRTKDHEKSVVRVGEELKTCLESYGYTVIHDTTDHEPPKLTTAYDRSLATIEQYKEKYPEIQIFIDVHRDSLGLENMENDVVEVDGKRCAKVMFVVGQGKKYDDKPDFDTNNALAENITGKLNGYAKGLCKAPRIRTGRYNQQVGKYCMLIEVGHDANTLQDALNSIPYVAKAMNETIQISR from the coding sequence ATGAAAAATTCTTCGCGGATTCTGACCGGAGGAGCAATGATGCTCTTCTTTCTGACGTTATGCCTATCGGTTCAAAGCCTGCTTGGAGGCAGCGCGCTGGCTGCTTCGGATGGACTGCTCCGGCTTTACCCGGAAAAATCGCCTGAGCTCAGCGGCAGCCTGATTCCCGGGGAGGGCGAAAATCAGAGCATTCCCGTTACCGCAGATGGAAACATCTCGGACTGGCTTTCGCCAAAAGAGGAGCAGGAAATCCAGCCGCCCAGCCAGGAGAGTGGGCAGGATAGAGAATATGCGGTTTCGGGCAAAGTGAACGTGCTCATTTATCACACACATACCAATGAGGCATACCGGCAGACGCCGGAAGACAGCTATGAGCCTTCCGGGACAGACCGGACCAAGGATCATGAAAAGAGCGTTGTGCGGGTTGGTGAAGAGCTGAAAACCTGCCTGGAGAGCTATGGATATACTGTGATTCACGACACGACAGACCACGAGCCGCCCAAGCTGACCACAGCTTATGATCGCTCTTTGGCCACGATTGAGCAGTACAAGGAAAAATACCCGGAAATCCAGATCTTTATCGACGTGCATCGGGATTCACTGGGGCTGGAGAATATGGAAAACGACGTGGTGGAAGTTGACGGCAAGCGCTGTGCGAAGGTGATGTTTGTTGTCGGCCAAGGGAAAAAATACGACGATAAGCCGGATTTTGATACCAACAATGCCTTAGCAGAGAACATCACGGGCAAGCTCAATGGATATGCCAAAGGGCTTTGCAAAGCGCCGCGTATCCGCACAGGGCGCTATAATCAGCAGGTGGGCAAATACTGTATGCTGATCGAGGTTGGCCATGATGCCAATACTCTGCAGGATGCGCTCAACTCAATTCCTTATGTTGCAAAGGCAATGAACGAGACAATCCAAATAAGCCGCTGA
- the gpr gene encoding GPR endopeptidase, with protein sequence MRNIRTDLASELNEDAGALAGVRMQSDEIGGFSCTKVYVDSEEGAKKLGKPMGKYFTLEVGDVSLKNSVDLTDAAHSVASVMQEFIGAEGGKTALVVGLGNRRITPDSLGPKVCEKIFVTRHIKQNLPEIAGEDVASVSAIAPGVLGVTGMESEEVIRGVSQQVKPDVIIAIDALASRKTERIGASIQISNTGIAPGSGLGNHRKELTQGSLGAMVIAIGVPMVTYASTIACDLLEAAFDKTVEEEDIQALFAAIQAANGAELIVTPKNIDILSEKTAVLLALSLNFALNPDFPQEKIDNLMEC encoded by the coding sequence ATGCGAAATATCAGAACAGATCTGGCTTCCGAGCTGAACGAAGATGCCGGGGCTTTGGCGGGAGTGCGCATGCAAAGCGATGAGATTGGCGGGTTTTCCTGCACAAAAGTATACGTCGATTCCGAGGAAGGGGCGAAGAAGCTGGGAAAACCCATGGGAAAATACTTCACGCTGGAGGTGGGCGACGTCTCTTTAAAAAATTCGGTGGATCTGACGGATGCTGCCCATAGCGTCGCAAGCGTGATGCAGGAGTTTATCGGCGCGGAAGGGGGAAAAACGGCGCTGGTCGTCGGGCTGGGCAACCGCCGGATTACGCCGGATTCCCTTGGCCCGAAGGTATGCGAAAAGATATTCGTAACCCGGCATATCAAGCAGAATCTCCCGGAAATTGCCGGAGAGGATGTGGCCAGCGTTTCGGCGATCGCTCCGGGCGTGCTGGGCGTAACGGGAATGGAATCGGAAGAAGTGATACGCGGTGTTTCCCAGCAGGTGAAGCCGGATGTGATCATCGCCATCGATGCGCTGGCCTCCCGCAAAACCGAGCGGATTGGAGCCAGCATACAGATTTCCAATACCGGGATTGCGCCGGGCTCTGGGCTTGGGAACCATAGAAAGGAGCTGACGCAGGGCTCTCTTGGAGCTATGGTGATCGCCATAGGCGTCCCGATGGTGACCTACGCCTCCACCATAGCCTGCGATCTGCTGGAGGCGGCTTTTGACAAGACGGTGGAAGAGGAGGATATTCAGGCGCTGTTTGCGGCAATTCAGGCTGCGAATGGAGCAGAACTTATCGTTACACCCAAAAATATCGATATCTTATCCGAAAAGACGGCGGTGCTTTTGGCGCTCTCGCTGAACTTTGCGCTCAATCCAGACTTCCCGCAGGAGAAAATAGATAACCTCATGGAGTGCTAA
- a CDS encoding MBL fold metallo-hydrolase, whose translation MKLTILGEYGPFAPAGGACSSYLLQGKKGGNVLLDLGNGGLAQLQKHLPISKIDAIILTHLHFDHISDLQILGYALSQLKLPKKPALYLPQTPEEMARLYALPAFDVHPIWDDLEIQIADMKLVFAKMTHPVEAYAVMAEEEGTCFLYSGDTTRNKAIERLAEMADFALLDAGLLEAQAGAGAPHMSVGQACEVGRFAGKMVLTHLSPLYTREQIRREAAEEAILAKSGMTFEI comes from the coding sequence ATGAAACTGACGATTTTGGGGGAGTATGGCCCGTTTGCTCCGGCAGGCGGCGCCTGCTCCTCTTATTTGTTACAAGGGAAAAAAGGCGGCAATGTTCTGCTGGATTTGGGCAACGGCGGTCTGGCGCAGCTGCAAAAGCATCTGCCTATCTCCAAGATAGATGCCATCATCCTGACGCACCTGCATTTCGACCATATTTCGGATTTGCAGATTTTGGGATACGCACTCTCACAGCTCAAACTGCCAAAAAAGCCGGCGCTCTATCTGCCCCAAACGCCAGAGGAAATGGCGCGGCTATATGCCCTGCCCGCCTTTGATGTGCATCCGATTTGGGATGATCTGGAGATTCAGATTGCGGATATGAAGCTGGTTTTTGCTAAAATGACGCACCCGGTTGAGGCGTATGCCGTCATGGCAGAGGAAGAGGGAACCTGCTTTCTATATTCGGGCGATACGACGCGCAATAAGGCCATCGAGCGCCTGGCAGAGATGGCAGATTTTGCCCTGCTGGATGCGGGGCTTTTAGAGGCGCAGGCTGGGGCCGGCGCGCCGCATATGAGCGTCGGGCAGGCATGCGAGGTCGGAAGATTTGCTGGGAAGATGGTTTTAACGCACCTCTCTCCGCTGTATACCCGAGAACAGATTCGTAGGGAGGCCGCAGAAGAGGCAATTTTGGCAAAGAGTGGGATGACTTTTGAAATTTAG